The uncultured Desulfobulbus sp. genome window below encodes:
- a CDS encoding rubredoxin: protein MKKYVCVVCDYEYDPAAGDPDNGVAAGTAFEDIPEDWVCPVCGAGKDQFEEA from the coding sequence ATGAAGAAATACGTTTGTGTTGTATGTGACTACGAGTACGACCCCGCAGCCGGTGATCCGGACAACGGTGTAGCAGCAGGAACCGCCTTCGAAGATATCCCTGAAGATTGGGTCTGCCCGGTCTGTGGTGCTGGTAAAGATCAGTTCGAAGAGGCCTGA
- a CDS encoding amino acid ABC transporter permease translates to MSESENTKIDVGDGAAIPRKDDKGLVNAWWIALFGALGTIITLVLVKPDPYLDILKFVPDGIFVTFEVTVLSIGLAIVIGLLTGLGRLSKNRFINLIASLYVEVVRGIPLLVQLFYIYFALGRFVRVPDIVAAVIAMAFCYGAYMGEVFRAGIKSIDLGQTEAALSLGFNPRQTMAFVILPQAWRTILPPVGNEFIALLKDTSLVSILAVADILRRGREYASESFNYFETYTMIALIYLLITLILSKLISIMENRLSHYERR, encoded by the coding sequence ATGTCTGAATCTGAAAACACAAAAATCGATGTCGGTGATGGTGCCGCTATTCCCCGTAAGGACGATAAAGGGCTGGTCAATGCCTGGTGGATTGCGCTTTTCGGGGCGCTGGGCACGATCATCACCCTTGTTCTAGTCAAACCGGATCCTTACCTCGATATCCTCAAGTTTGTTCCCGACGGTATCTTTGTCACCTTTGAGGTAACGGTTCTTTCCATCGGGTTGGCGATTGTTATCGGTCTTTTGACCGGGCTGGGTCGCCTGTCGAAAAACCGTTTCATCAACCTGATTGCCTCACTCTATGTCGAGGTGGTGCGCGGTATCCCCCTGTTGGTGCAGCTGTTTTACATCTATTTTGCCTTGGGAAGGTTTGTTCGGGTGCCGGATATTGTGGCCGCGGTCATTGCCATGGCTTTCTGTTACGGCGCCTACATGGGGGAGGTCTTTCGTGCCGGTATCAAGTCCATTGATCTGGGGCAGACTGAGGCTGCCCTGTCGCTGGGATTCAATCCCCGGCAAACCATGGCCTTTGTCATTCTGCCGCAGGCCTGGCGGACTATTCTTCCTCCGGTGGGTAATGAGTTCATTGCCCTTTTGAAAGACACCTCACTGGTTTCGATTTTGGCGGTAGCTGATATTTTACGTCGCGGTCGCGAGTATGCCTCAGAGAGTTTTAACTACTTTGAGACCTACACGATGATTGCCCTGATCTACCTGCTGATCACCCTCATTCTCTCCAAGCTCATCTCCATCATGGAGAACAGGTTAAGTCATTATGAACGCCGCTGA
- a CDS encoding transcriptional repressor, translating into MEAKLRMTHQREIILEELRHCRSHPTADELYERIKKKLPRISLATVYRNLEILSEVGLINKLEISGRQKRFDWDPQDHDHVYCTECHRVDNIPTSTTTCLSVDLEQQKGYQITGCRIEFYGLCPNCQKPQKLEKSTGETKMACKSCATSLSDTQRQVLEAFAQSEEACGSKEIAAATGMESKKVSCQITALKKKGFVCSPVRCKYEITDEGKSQLSA; encoded by the coding sequence ATGGAAGCTAAATTACGAATGACCCATCAACGCGAGATTATTCTCGAGGAACTGCGCCACTGCCGATCACACCCGACGGCTGACGAACTCTACGAGCGAATCAAGAAAAAACTCCCTCGTATCAGTTTGGCGACTGTATATCGCAACCTTGAGATTCTCTCTGAAGTGGGACTCATAAATAAACTGGAGATCAGCGGACGCCAGAAACGCTTTGACTGGGACCCCCAGGACCATGACCACGTCTACTGCACCGAGTGCCACCGGGTGGATAACATCCCCACATCAACGACTACCTGCTTGTCTGTGGATCTCGAACAGCAAAAGGGCTACCAGATTACAGGTTGCAGAATTGAATTTTACGGACTTTGTCCAAATTGCCAAAAACCACAGAAATTAGAAAAATCTACAGGAGAAACGAAAATGGCCTGCAAATCATGCGCAACCAGCTTGAGCGATACCCAACGTCAAGTCCTCGAGGCTTTTGCTCAAAGTGAGGAGGCTTGTGGCTCTAAAGAGATCGCTGCTGCAACTGGTATGGAGTCCAAAAAAGTGAGCTGCCAGATTACCGCTTTAAAAAAGAAGGGGTTCGTCTGCAGTCCTGTACGTTGCAAATATGAGATCACAGATGAAGGGAAAAGTCAGCTTTCAGCTTAA
- a CDS encoding CTP synthase encodes MKASLSKKTKFIFITGGVLSSLGKGLSAASIGTLLEARGLTVTFQKLDPYINVDPGTMNPFQHGEVYVTNDGAETDLDMGHYERYTNAVMGQQNNYTSGRIYYSVIMKERRGEYLGGTVQVIPHITDEIKEAVLQLDGSADVAIIEIGGTVGDIEGLPFIEAIRQLRTDLGKEFTLFIHLTLVPYIKTAGEIKTKPTQHSVKELLASGIQPDILMCRTEEPLSDDLKKKIALFCNVDANAVISAIDVSTIYELPAKLRQEGVDERILEKLGIWTGSPNIEPWERLVRKINNPKKVVNIGITGKYVDLTESYKSLHEALIHGGIANDAKVTLTYISADGLEDGTELEKLDNCDGILVPGGFGSRGMEGKIHAVTYARERKIPFFGICLGMQLAVVEFARNIANIEGAHSVEFDPNTPHPVIYLMTEWFDFRSGKVEKRDQNSDMGGTLRLGAYPCTLKEGTHAAAAYGNEEISERHRHRYEFNNAYREQLEEAGLIVSGTSPDNTLVEIVELADHPWFLGCQFHPEFQSKPMKPHPLFRDFIKASIANKESNKA; translated from the coding sequence ATGAAAGCTTCCCTCAGCAAGAAGACTAAGTTTATATTTATTACCGGCGGAGTCCTTTCCTCCCTGGGCAAGGGGCTTTCCGCTGCCTCCATTGGAACCCTGCTTGAAGCGCGCGGGCTTACCGTCACCTTTCAGAAGCTTGATCCCTATATCAACGTCGATCCCGGCACCATGAATCCTTTCCAGCACGGTGAGGTCTACGTCACCAATGATGGTGCGGAAACTGACCTGGATATGGGCCACTACGAGCGCTATACCAACGCGGTGATGGGCCAGCAGAACAACTACACCTCCGGCCGAATTTACTATTCGGTGATCATGAAAGAGCGCCGTGGTGAGTACCTGGGAGGCACGGTCCAGGTTATTCCCCATATCACCGATGAGATCAAAGAGGCTGTGCTTCAGCTTGACGGCTCAGCCGATGTGGCCATCATTGAAATCGGCGGGACAGTCGGCGATATCGAGGGGTTGCCCTTCATTGAGGCCATTCGCCAGCTTCGGACCGATCTGGGCAAGGAGTTCACCCTCTTTATCCACCTCACCCTGGTCCCCTACATCAAAACCGCGGGCGAAATTAAAACCAAGCCCACCCAGCATTCAGTTAAAGAGCTTCTGGCCTCCGGTATTCAGCCCGATATTCTCATGTGCCGTACCGAGGAGCCGCTTTCTGATGATCTGAAAAAGAAGATAGCCCTCTTCTGTAACGTGGACGCCAACGCTGTTATCTCAGCCATTGACGTCAGCACCATCTACGAGCTGCCTGCCAAGCTGCGTCAGGAAGGGGTGGATGAGCGCATTCTTGAGAAACTGGGCATCTGGACCGGCTCTCCCAACATCGAACCCTGGGAGCGATTGGTCCGGAAAATCAATAATCCTAAAAAGGTCGTCAATATCGGTATTACCGGCAAGTATGTCGACCTGACCGAGTCCTATAAATCACTCCACGAGGCCCTGATCCACGGCGGTATCGCCAACGATGCCAAGGTCACCCTCACCTATATCAGCGCCGATGGTCTGGAAGACGGGACTGAGCTCGAGAAGCTGGACAACTGTGACGGTATCCTTGTCCCCGGTGGCTTTGGCAGCCGCGGTATGGAAGGCAAGATCCACGCGGTGACTTACGCCCGCGAGCGCAAGATCCCCTTCTTTGGTATCTGTCTGGGCATGCAGCTGGCTGTGGTCGAGTTTGCCCGCAACATCGCCAACATTGAGGGCGCTCATTCGGTGGAGTTCGACCCGAATACCCCGCACCCGGTAATCTATCTCATGACCGAATGGTTTGATTTCCGTTCCGGTAAGGTTGAAAAACGCGACCAGAACTCCGACATGGGCGGTACCCTGCGTTTGGGCGCGTACCCCTGTACCCTGAAAGAGGGCACTCATGCAGCCGCTGCCTACGGCAATGAGGAGATCAGCGAGCGTCATCGCCATCGCTACGAGTTCAACAACGCCTACCGTGAGCAACTCGAAGAGGCCGGGCTGATTGTCAGCGGTACCTCTCCCGATAATACCCTGGTGGAAATTGTCGAACTGGCCGATCATCCCTGGTTCCTCGGCTGTCAGTTCCATCCCGAATTCCAGTCCAAACCGATGAAGCCGCACCCACTCTTCCGCGACTTTATCAAGGCGTCCATTGCCAACAAAGAAAGCAACAAGGCCTGA
- a CDS encoding LL-diaminopimelate aminotransferase, with protein sequence MLTINEHYLKLQASYLFSDIAKRVAAFQAANPEQEVIKLGIGDVTNPLPPACVEAFHKGVDEMASASSFRGYGPEQGYDFLREAIAKNDFQDRGAEVAADEVFVSDGAKCDTGNIQELFSIEAKIAIPDPVYPVYLDTNVMAGRTGAFKDGRFEGIVYLDSTKENNFVPDLPKEPVDLIYLCFPNNPTGSTATKEQLKVWVDYARENKALILFDAAYEAFIRDEELPHSIYEIEGAREVAIEFRSFSKSAGFTGTRCAYTVVPKECMAYDAAGNKQAIHPLWNRRHCTKFNGVSYPVQRAAEAVYSEAGKAQCTALIDGYLSNAKLIGKAMSELGYDYVGGDNSPYVWIDGGQDSWGFFDLLLNKAGVVCTPGAGFGKCGQGYIRISAFNSEANVIKAMERLKEAMKK encoded by the coding sequence ATGTTGACAATTAACGAGCATTATCTCAAGCTGCAGGCTTCTTACCTGTTTTCCGACATCGCCAAACGCGTTGCCGCCTTTCAGGCAGCGAATCCAGAGCAAGAGGTAATCAAGCTCGGCATTGGTGATGTGACCAATCCCCTGCCCCCTGCCTGTGTAGAGGCCTTTCATAAGGGCGTTGACGAGATGGCATCTGCTTCCAGCTTTCGTGGTTATGGGCCTGAGCAGGGGTATGACTTCCTGCGCGAGGCTATTGCCAAGAACGATTTTCAGGACCGTGGGGCTGAAGTGGCCGCTGATGAGGTCTTTGTCTCCGATGGTGCCAAGTGCGATACCGGAAATATTCAGGAACTGTTCTCCATCGAGGCCAAGATTGCCATTCCTGATCCGGTCTACCCTGTCTACCTGGACACCAATGTCATGGCCGGTCGCACAGGGGCCTTTAAAGACGGACGTTTTGAGGGCATTGTCTACCTGGACTCCACCAAGGAAAACAATTTTGTCCCCGACCTGCCCAAAGAGCCGGTCGACCTGATTTACCTCTGTTTCCCCAACAACCCCACCGGCTCCACCGCCACCAAGGAGCAGCTGAAAGTCTGGGTTGATTATGCTCGTGAGAATAAGGCGTTGATTCTCTTTGATGCCGCCTACGAGGCCTTTATCCGTGATGAGGAGCTGCCCCATTCCATCTATGAGATCGAGGGTGCCCGCGAGGTTGCCATCGAGTTCCGCAGCTTCTCCAAAAGTGCCGGTTTTACCGGAACTCGTTGCGCCTATACCGTGGTGCCCAAAGAGTGTATGGCCTATGATGCCGCCGGGAACAAACAGGCAATTCACCCCCTGTGGAACCGCCGTCACTGCACCAAATTTAACGGTGTCTCCTACCCGGTTCAACGTGCTGCAGAGGCTGTCTATTCGGAGGCTGGTAAGGCGCAGTGCACCGCATTGATTGATGGCTACTTAAGCAATGCCAAACTGATCGGCAAAGCGATGAGCGAGCTTGGCTATGACTATGTGGGAGGGGATAACTCGCCCTATGTCTGGATTGACGGTGGCCAGGATTCCTGGGGATTTTTTGACCTGCTCCTGAACAAGGCTGGAGTGGTCTGCACGCCGGGAGCGGGCTTTGGTAAATGCGGTCAGGGCTACATCCGTATCTCTGCGTTTAACTCCGAGGCAAACGTTATCAAGGCTATGGAGCGTCTGAAAGAAGCTATGAAGAAGTAA
- a CDS encoding amino acid ABC transporter ATP-binding protein: MNAAEPIIQLQQINKYFGSYRALCDVNMDIQQGEKVVVLGPSGSGKSTLLRTINRLESIDSGAIVVDGHNLYSADEDINQIRMEVGMVFQSFNLFKHKSVLDNLTLAPIKLKKMERAQAESLAMNLLEKVGMSDRAHHFPIQLSGGQQQRVAIARALAMEPKIMLFDEPTSALDPEMINEVLEVMVALAKEGMTMVVVTHEMGFAREVADKVVFMDAGAIVEVAPPDTFFTNPQNPRSQLFLQQILAPANR; this comes from the coding sequence ATGAACGCCGCTGAACCCATCATTCAACTCCAGCAGATCAATAAATATTTCGGCAGCTACCGAGCTCTCTGTGATGTCAATATGGATATCCAGCAGGGTGAAAAGGTGGTGGTACTCGGACCCTCCGGTTCGGGAAAGTCGACCCTGCTGCGTACCATCAATCGTCTTGAGTCCATTGACTCCGGTGCTATCGTGGTTGATGGTCATAATTTGTACAGTGCCGACGAGGATATTAATCAGATTCGCATGGAGGTAGGCATGGTTTTCCAGAGCTTTAACCTCTTTAAACATAAATCGGTTCTGGATAACCTGACCCTGGCTCCGATCAAACTCAAAAAAATGGAGCGGGCCCAGGCCGAGTCCCTGGCCATGAACCTGCTGGAAAAGGTGGGCATGAGTGACCGGGCCCACCATTTTCCCATTCAGCTCTCCGGTGGTCAGCAACAGCGGGTGGCCATTGCTCGCGCACTTGCCATGGAGCCCAAGATCATGCTCTTTGACGAGCCCACCTCAGCCCTTGATCCTGAGATGATCAATGAGGTGCTCGAGGTTATGGTTGCCCTGGCCAAGGAAGGCATGACCATGGTGGTGGTGACCCATGAGATGGGCTTTGCCCGCGAGGTCGCCGATAAGGTCGTCTTTATGGATGCCGGAGCCATTGTCGAAGTCGCTCCTCCAGATACCTTTTTCACCAACCCGCAGAATCCGCGCAGTCAGCTCTTTTTGCAACAGATTCTGGCACCTGCAAATCGATGA
- a CDS encoding hydrogenase maturation protease, which produces MKTVVVGIGNPYLQDDRAGVVVIERLEEEGIGCQTEMVLTVGFEVMDKIKGYDQAIIVDACMLGREPGEILDVNVDDIFTTHALVNSHAVTLGTTLKTGYVCFPDEMPANIRILLIEVKDIKEFTQQMSPEVEAAVDIVVEKIKTMVAEQAVAG; this is translated from the coding sequence ATGAAAACAGTGGTCGTTGGAATCGGTAATCCGTATCTGCAGGATGATCGTGCCGGTGTTGTGGTCATCGAGCGGCTAGAAGAGGAAGGTATTGGTTGCCAGACCGAGATGGTCCTCACCGTTGGTTTTGAAGTGATGGATAAAATCAAGGGCTATGATCAGGCGATCATTGTTGATGCCTGTATGCTGGGCCGGGAACCGGGTGAGATTCTCGATGTCAACGTGGATGATATCTTCACCACCCACGCCCTGGTCAATTCACACGCAGTCACCTTGGGCACGACGCTGAAGACCGGGTATGTCTGTTTTCCCGACGAGATGCCTGCAAACATTCGTATCCTGCTCATTGAGGTCAAAGATATCAAAGAATTCACCCAGCAGATGTCCCCTGAAGTGGAAGCTGCGGTGGATATCGTGGTGGAAAAAATAAAGACAATGGTCGCGGAGCAAGCGGTGGCTGGGTAA
- a CDS encoding DsrE family protein: MQKTVFFAFRDNPLCFIHVLLNALDMAEKGMEGKIVLEGEAVTLVPIMAEPGHFLHPLYTKAKAQGLIVGACKACSAKLKVTEAVTKEEIPLIGELAGHPAMSDFISQGYTILTF, translated from the coding sequence ATGCAGAAAACTGTTTTTTTCGCATTCCGGGATAATCCTCTCTGTTTCATTCATGTCCTTTTAAATGCGTTGGATATGGCCGAAAAGGGCATGGAAGGAAAAATTGTCCTGGAAGGGGAAGCCGTCACCCTGGTCCCGATCATGGCGGAGCCCGGTCATTTTCTCCACCCCCTGTACACCAAGGCAAAAGCGCAGGGGTTGATTGTCGGCGCCTGTAAGGCCTGCTCCGCCAAACTTAAAGTGACCGAGGCTGTAACGAAAGAAGAAATACCGCTTATCGGTGAACTGGCCGGCCATCCTGCGATGTCCGATTTCATCAGCCAGGGCTATACCATCCTCACCTTCTAA
- the kdsA gene encoding 3-deoxy-8-phosphooctulonate synthase: MKNVEIAPTPVGSLQVGPGAPLLLLAGPCALESEGLAREVATEMKAITGRLGINYVFKASFDKANRTSLSSYRGPGLEKGLEILGRLREEMSVPVVSDIHEPAQAPLAAECLDIIQIPAFLCRQTDLLAAAAKTGKVINVKKGQFVSPWDMENAVNKLKGSGTEKIMLTERGASFGYNNLVVDMRSLAVMRSFGYPVVYDATHSVQLPGGAGGSSGGQREFIPPLARAAMAVGIDGLFIEVHPDPDKALCDGPNSLPLGQVESLLKQLLAVRQAVEGVVNG; encoded by the coding sequence ATGAAAAATGTAGAGATTGCGCCCACCCCTGTGGGATCACTGCAGGTTGGTCCTGGTGCTCCCCTGCTCTTGCTGGCCGGTCCCTGTGCTCTCGAGAGTGAAGGATTGGCGCGCGAGGTGGCCACGGAGATGAAGGCCATCACTGGCCGTCTGGGGATCAATTACGTGTTCAAGGCCTCCTTTGATAAGGCCAACCGGACCTCACTCTCCTCGTACCGGGGCCCAGGCCTTGAAAAAGGATTGGAAATTCTGGGGCGTCTGCGTGAGGAGATGTCGGTCCCTGTGGTCTCGGATATCCATGAGCCTGCCCAGGCTCCTTTGGCCGCAGAATGTCTTGATATCATTCAGATTCCAGCCTTTCTCTGCCGCCAAACCGATCTGCTCGCCGCTGCCGCCAAAACCGGTAAGGTGATCAACGTCAAAAAGGGCCAGTTTGTCTCCCCCTGGGATATGGAAAACGCGGTCAATAAGCTCAAGGGATCGGGAACCGAGAAGATCATGCTCACCGAGCGCGGCGCCAGCTTTGGGTACAACAACCTGGTGGTGGATATGCGTTCTCTGGCGGTGATGCGCTCCTTTGGTTACCCCGTGGTCTATGATGCCACCCATTCGGTGCAGTTACCCGGCGGTGCCGGTGGCAGCTCTGGAGGCCAGCGCGAGTTTATCCCACCGCTTGCCCGGGCAGCCATGGCCGTGGGCATTGATGGTCTCTTTATCGAGGTACATCCCGATCCGGATAAGGCGCTCTGTGATGGCCCCAATTCCCTGCCTCTGGGACAGGTCGAGTCGCTCTTGAAACAACTCTTGGCGGTCCGCCAGGCCGTGGAGGGCGTGGTTAATGGCTGA
- a CDS encoding HAD-IIIA family hydrolase: protein MADCGHPGSGGYPTDCELTEALRNRAMYRNAPLVRSDAWKSVLVRAKQVELLLLDVDGVLTDGTLIYSSDGVESKCFNTQDGLGLRLLQDSGVKVGIITARTSPMVERRAKDLGLSYVFQGHSDKLVAYESILKETGLRPPQTAYMGDDLMDMPLLNRVGLAVAPANGVAEIRQRVHYTTEQSGGLGAVREVCDLIMEAQGNLVKMRAKFDR from the coding sequence ATGGCTGATTGCGGTCACCCTGGTTCCGGTGGCTATCCCACCGACTGTGAACTAACCGAGGCCCTGCGCAACAGGGCCATGTATCGGAATGCGCCCCTGGTGCGTTCCGATGCCTGGAAATCGGTCCTGGTTCGCGCCAAACAGGTGGAGCTTTTGCTGCTCGACGTGGACGGCGTGCTGACCGACGGTACCCTGATCTATTCCTCTGATGGGGTTGAATCCAAGTGTTTCAACACCCAGGATGGTCTAGGGCTGCGCTTGCTCCAGGATAGTGGGGTGAAGGTGGGCATTATCACCGCCCGCACTTCGCCCATGGTGGAGCGTCGCGCCAAGGATCTTGGCCTGAGCTATGTCTTTCAGGGCCATTCGGACAAGCTGGTGGCCTATGAGAGTATTCTCAAGGAAACCGGTCTTCGCCCCCCGCAAACGGCCTATATGGGGGATGACCTCATGGATATGCCCCTGCTCAACCGGGTCGGCCTGGCGGTTGCCCCTGCCAATGGAGTGGCTGAAATTCGCCAGCGTGTCCATTACACCACAGAGCAATCCGGTGGCTTGGGGGCGGTGCGAGAGGTATGCGATCTCATTATGGAAGCCCAGGGCAATCTTGTAAAAATGCGGGCTAAATTCGATCGATGA
- the lptC gene encoding LPS export ABC transporter periplasmic protein LptC — MMLKNPRNLLWLLPLVLFLTSPVWHPLLGAFLTPRGGYNAKLSTPQEESSTENFVMDEVTMTLASQGMEEWRITAKRAFTGELDQQIDMEGVSAKYVGAKREPIDIESRVGSYRMDTRFLVLRDDVRITKPSVDQVLLSERLEYDDAKKTLISPGKVYIQAPNMKIDAGHMNYDFNSGDFDFTDRVKVTL, encoded by the coding sequence ATGATGCTGAAAAATCCGCGCAACCTGCTTTGGCTGCTGCCCCTTGTGTTATTCCTGACAAGTCCTGTCTGGCATCCGCTTTTAGGTGCCTTTCTTACTCCGCGTGGCGGTTACAACGCCAAGCTCTCCACCCCCCAGGAAGAATCTTCAACCGAAAACTTCGTTATGGACGAAGTAACGATGACGTTGGCCAGCCAGGGTATGGAAGAGTGGCGGATTACGGCCAAAAGGGCCTTTACCGGAGAGCTTGATCAGCAGATTGACATGGAAGGCGTCAGCGCCAAGTATGTTGGTGCCAAGCGGGAGCCCATTGATATCGAAAGTCGCGTGGGCTCCTACCGCATGGATACCCGTTTTCTGGTATTGCGCGATGATGTGCGTATCACAAAGCCCTCTGTGGATCAGGTTCTGCTGTCCGAACGGCTGGAGTATGACGACGCCAAAAAAACGTTGATCAGCCCGGGCAAGGTCTATATCCAGGCCCCGAACATGAAAATTGATGCCGGACATATGAACTATGATTTCAATTCCGGCGATTTTGATTTTACAGATCGGGTCAAAGTCACCCTGTAA
- a CDS encoding OmpA family protein has product MSIHTRFFVAACVTSSLFFLVSCGKKQVAPYSGSGSQAESQETSQPTMGTITEEMLPAVESLDATGQGSNGSFAEGIDQQSEAYKRTYGRSTPNFKPIYFDYDQSLVRSDQIPTMEYNGNHLRDTPGLRVLIEGNTDARGTNEYNLALGERRAASAKKYLIEYGIEENRIRTVSYGEERPLFPGTSKDDYAQNRRDDFILE; this is encoded by the coding sequence ATGTCCATTCACACCCGTTTTTTTGTTGCGGCATGTGTCACCAGCTCCCTGTTTTTTCTCGTCAGTTGCGGCAAGAAACAGGTTGCTCCCTATTCTGGCAGCGGCAGCCAGGCCGAAAGCCAGGAAACGAGCCAGCCCACCATGGGAACCATCACCGAAGAAATGCTTCCGGCGGTGGAAAGCCTTGATGCGACAGGGCAGGGGAGTAACGGTAGCTTTGCTGAAGGAATAGACCAACAAAGCGAGGCCTATAAGCGCACCTACGGGCGCTCTACGCCTAATTTTAAGCCGATCTACTTTGATTACGACCAGTCTCTTGTCCGCAGCGATCAGATCCCAACAATGGAATATAACGGCAATCACCTCCGCGATACCCCAGGATTGCGTGTACTCATTGAAGGCAACACCGATGCTCGCGGAACGAACGAATACAATCTGGCGCTGGGAGAACGCAGGGCGGCAAGTGCCAAAAAATATCTCATTGAATACGGTATTGAAGAAAACCGCATTCGCACCGTCAGCTATGGCGAGGAACGGCCGCTCTTTCCAGGCACCAGTAAAGATGACTATGCCCAAAACCGAAGGGATGACTTTATCCTGGAATAA
- a CDS encoding basic amino acid ABC transporter substrate-binding protein, which translates to MLKRIVSALLLVGALCSPVVAETTIVFATDATWPPMEFVNSDKQVVGYAIDYMNAVAKEAGFKAVFKNTAWDGIFAGLAANKYDAVSSSVTITEERKKAMDFSDPYFTVRQALIVNKKSTAKSLADLKGEKVGGQIGTTGYFAIKAADGVVPKSYDEVGLAMEDLNVGRIAAVVCDDPVAANYALDKYKENLKIATVIESDTPENYGIAVHKGNKKALALINKGIAAVKAKGIDQELKKKWIGQ; encoded by the coding sequence ATGTTGAAGAGAATAGTCAGCGCTTTGCTTTTGGTCGGAGCCCTGTGTAGTCCGGTTGTTGCTGAGACCACCATCGTTTTTGCCACTGATGCTACCTGGCCGCCTATGGAGTTTGTGAACAGCGATAAACAGGTTGTTGGCTATGCGATCGATTACATGAATGCCGTTGCCAAAGAAGCCGGGTTTAAGGCTGTGTTCAAGAATACTGCCTGGGATGGTATTTTTGCAGGACTTGCTGCCAACAAATACGATGCGGTTTCCAGTTCGGTGACCATCACCGAAGAGCGGAAAAAAGCCATGGATTTCTCTGATCCTTACTTTACCGTACGTCAGGCGTTGATCGTAAATAAAAAATCAACTGCCAAGAGTCTCGCAGATCTCAAAGGGGAGAAAGTCGGTGGCCAGATTGGCACCACCGGTTATTTCGCTATTAAGGCTGCAGATGGGGTTGTACCTAAATCCTACGACGAGGTTGGCCTGGCCATGGAAGACCTGAACGTCGGCCGTATTGCTGCCGTTGTTTGCGATGATCCGGTTGCTGCCAACTACGCACTTGATAAATATAAAGAAAATCTGAAGATCGCCACGGTCATCGAATCTGATACGCCTGAGAATTACGGCATCGCCGTGCACAAGGGGAACAAAAAGGCACTGGCGCTGATCAACAAGGGCATCGCCGCGGTCAAAGCCAAAGGGATTGACCAGGAGCTGAAAAAGAAATGGATCGGTCAGTGA
- a CDS encoding peroxiredoxin, producing MSFLVTQEAPDFTATAVMADNSMKADFKLSDFRGKYVILFFYPLDFTFVCPSEIIAFDRALEKFKSKNCEIIGVSIDSQFSHWAWKNTPIKQGGIGNIQYPLVADLDKNISRQYGVLLEAGIALRGTFLIDRDGIVRHAVVNDLPLGRNIDEALRMVDSLQFHEKHGDVCPANWQEGKDAMTPTAEGVADYLTKHDK from the coding sequence ATGTCATTTCTCGTTACCCAGGAAGCACCAGACTTTACCGCCACAGCAGTCATGGCTGATAACTCCATGAAAGCGGATTTCAAACTCTCGGATTTTCGTGGTAAGTATGTCATTCTCTTTTTCTATCCGCTGGACTTCACCTTTGTCTGTCCTTCGGAGATTATCGCCTTTGACCGCGCTCTTGAAAAATTCAAATCAAAAAATTGCGAGATTATAGGTGTTTCCATCGACTCCCAGTTTTCTCACTGGGCCTGGAAGAACACCCCCATCAAACAGGGGGGCATCGGCAATATACAATACCCTCTGGTTGCTGATCTCGATAAGAATATCTCACGCCAGTACGGCGTACTGCTTGAGGCTGGTATAGCCCTACGTGGCACCTTTCTGATTGATCGCGATGGTATTGTCCGCCATGCGGTCGTCAACGATCTGCCTCTGGGCCGAAATATCGATGAGGCCCTGCGGATGGTTGATTCGCTTCAATTTCACGAAAAACATGGTGATGTCTGCCCCGCCAACTGGCAGGAAGGTAAAGATGCCATGACCCCCACGGCAGAAGGCGTTGCCGATTACCTGACAAAACACGACAAATAA
- a CDS encoding desulfoferrodoxin, giving the protein MTKVNEVYKCALCGNIVEVLHAGAGELVCCGQAMGLMTENTVDAAKEKHVPVITKVAEGYKVAVGSVAHPMEEKHYIEFIELIADGKVYRQALKPGEAPEATFCIQAENVSAREYCNLHGLWKA; this is encoded by the coding sequence ATGACGAAAGTAAACGAAGTGTACAAATGCGCACTCTGTGGAAACATTGTTGAAGTACTGCATGCCGGTGCCGGCGAACTGGTCTGTTGCGGCCAGGCCATGGGGCTGATGACCGAGAACACCGTTGACGCTGCCAAAGAAAAACATGTACCGGTCATTACCAAAGTGGCAGAAGGCTACAAGGTCGCTGTTGGCTCCGTGGCCCATCCCATGGAAGAGAAACACTATATTGAATTCATCGAACTGATTGCCGACGGCAAGGTCTACCGCCAGGCTCTGAAGCCCGGCGAGGCCCCGGAGGCAACCTTCTGCATTCAGGCGGAAAACGTATCCGCCCGTGAATACTGCAATCTGCACGGGTTGTGGAAAGCCTGA